One genomic window of Salvelinus alpinus chromosome 9, SLU_Salpinus.1, whole genome shotgun sequence includes the following:
- the LOC139584311 gene encoding YY1-associated factor 2: MGDKKSPTRPKRQPKPSSDDGYWDCSVCTFRNTAEAFKCMMCDVRKGTSTRKPRPVSQLVAQQVTPQFASPTQPKKEKKEKSEKDKSEKEPTLKKNSHKKMRPRLKNVDRSSAQHLEVTVGDLTVIITDFKEKTKPASTPSSAASADQHSQSGNTSSDNTERGVSRSSSPRGEGSLVNGETH; this comes from the exons ATGGGAGACAAGAAGAGCCCCACAAG GCCGAAGCGGCAACCCAAGCCCTCCTCGGACGATGGATACTGGGACTGTAGCGTCTGTACGTTCAGGAACACCGCCGAAGCTTTCAAGTGCATGATGTGCGATGTCAGAAAGGGAACGTCAACACG GAAGCCTCGCCCTGTCTCCCAACTTGTCGCCCAGCAAGTCACTCCACAGTTTGCTTCACCCACACAACCCAAAAAAGAGAAGAAGGAGAAATCGGAGAAAGATAAGAGTGAAAAGGAACCAACACTGAAAAAGAACAGCCACAAGAAGATGAG GCCCAGATTAAAAAACGTGGACCGGAGCAGTGCCCAGCACCTGGAGGTTACGGTGGGCGACCTGACGGTCATAATCACAGACTTTAAGGAGAAAACCAAGCCCGCCTCCACTCCTTCCAGTGCTGCCTCGGCAGACCAGCACAGCCAGAGCGGCAACACTAGTTCTGACAACACTGAAAGGGGGGTGTCACGGTCGTCCTCACCCCGGGGGGAGGGCTCGTTGGTTAACGGAGAGACTCACTAA